From a single Fulvivirga ulvae genomic region:
- a CDS encoding cytochrome C oxidase Cbb3, whose amino-acid sequence MFKHYFEQIHQVEIWPIISLSIFFIFFLGLILWVVKMDKDYVSKMKNLPVNEDGSTLSTVKTERS is encoded by the coding sequence ATGTTTAAGCATTATTTTGAACAAATACATCAGGTGGAAATCTGGCCTATAATCTCTCTGTCCATTTTCTTCATCTTTTTTTTAGGACTCATCCTTTGGGTTGTAAAGATGGATAAAGACTATGTAAGTAAAATGAAAAACCTGCCGGTAAATGAAGATGGAAGTACATTGTCAACCGTCAAAACAGAAAGATCATGA
- a CDS encoding sulfite exporter TauE/SafE family protein, whose product MNALFITGLMTGLVGSLHCATMCGPLAMAVYSKSPYSRQIAYNAGRITTYIIFGVAFGLVGQGLAIFGSQQVLSVVMGVAIILLTLYPRFQHKLLQSAWHTKVIVPMRKLLSGLVDGQKLLSVFFIGVLNGLLPCGLVYMGLSMAVASGSVEGAVLVMAGFGVGTSPVMLGLIGALRFLKSRHVFSYQHVITSVAIIMGTLLILRGMALDIPYVSPAITALGWDLGITTCGTP is encoded by the coding sequence ATGAATGCCTTGTTCATTACCGGTTTGATGACCGGGCTGGTAGGCAGCCTGCATTGTGCTACTATGTGCGGGCCGCTTGCTATGGCGGTATACTCAAAAAGTCCGTATTCCAGGCAGATTGCCTATAATGCAGGGCGGATAACCACTTACATTATATTCGGTGTGGCCTTTGGCCTGGTGGGGCAGGGGTTGGCCATATTCGGCTCGCAGCAGGTACTCTCTGTTGTAATGGGAGTTGCCATTATTTTACTCACTTTATACCCGCGTTTTCAGCACAAGCTGCTACAGTCGGCGTGGCATACCAAAGTAATTGTACCCATGAGAAAGCTATTGAGTGGTTTGGTTGACGGACAAAAGCTACTTTCCGTATTTTTTATAGGTGTACTGAATGGCCTGCTACCCTGCGGTCTGGTATATATGGGTTTGTCCATGGCCGTAGCTTCCGGCAGTGTGGAAGGTGCCGTATTGGTGATGGCCGGGTTTGGGGTAGGCACCTCGCCGGTTATGCTCGGGCTTATTGGTGCTTTAAGATTCCTTAAAAGCAGACATGTATTTTCCTATCAACATGTTATTACCTCAGTGGCCATTATTATGGGCACTTTGCTTATTCTTCGGGGTATGGCACTAGATATTCCTTATGTCAGTCCGGCTATTACGGCCTTAGGCTGGGATTTGGGAATTACTACCTGCGGTACGCCTTAA
- a CDS encoding porin family protein: MKRILLIAALFCMSVVLANAQIKIGIKEGLNIASIDYTTAVLETETSALASFHLGAFFHYSIVEHFGFQAELMYSGQGAKIDFKDFGILTKNKLNYLSLPILAKYHASSGFTAEAGISLDFLLSAKQSYEKIEGFSGSGFELTEQDLKEGLTGVDTKFLFGVGYEMASGLSFNARFAAGLSNISKSLDENDPNYIGEEESYNSVFQLGVGFPLYGN; this comes from the coding sequence ATGAAAAGAATTTTACTCATTGCAGCCCTATTCTGCATGTCGGTAGTGCTCGCAAACGCCCAGATAAAAATAGGTATTAAAGAAGGCTTGAATATTGCGTCGATTGATTATACAACTGCAGTGTTAGAAACAGAAACTTCTGCACTGGCATCTTTTCATTTGGGTGCTTTTTTTCATTACAGCATTGTTGAGCATTTTGGCTTCCAGGCAGAGCTAATGTATTCCGGCCAGGGGGCTAAAATTGACTTTAAGGATTTTGGTATTCTTACAAAAAACAAGCTTAACTATTTATCATTACCCATACTTGCCAAGTATCACGCCTCCTCCGGCTTTACGGCTGAAGCTGGTATTAGCCTGGATTTTCTATTATCAGCAAAGCAGTCATACGAAAAAATAGAAGGTTTCAGCGGATCGGGGTTCGAGTTAACAGAACAGGATTTAAAAGAGGGTTTGACCGGTGTTGATACCAAATTCTTATTTGGAGTTGGCTACGAAATGGCTTCAGGATTAAGCTTCAATGCACGTTTTGCTGCAGGTTTGAGCAATATTTCGAAGTCATTAGATGAGAACGACCCCAATTATATTGGAGAGGAAGAAAGCTACAACTCTGTTTTCCAGCTTGGTGTTGGCTTTCCTTTATACGGCAACTAA
- the ccoN gene encoding cytochrome-c oxidase, cbb3-type subunit I, with the protein MELEKFSYDNKIVKYFIVATVIFGVVGMLVGLTAAIQLFYPVFNFDTAYTTFGRIRPLHTNAVIFAFVGNAIFAGVYYSMQRLLKTRMYSDTLSWVNFWGWQLIIVAAAISLPLGYTTSKEYAELEWPIDIAITLIWVVFGINMIGTILKRREKHMYVAIWFYIATFVTVAVLHVVNSFELPVGFMKSYSWYAGVQDALVQWWYGHNAVAFFLTTPFLGLMYYFLPKAANRPVYSYKLSIIHFWSLIFIYIWAGPHHLLYTALPDWAQSLGVVFSVMLIAPSWGGMLNGLLTLRGAWDKVREDPILKFMVVAITAYGMATFEGPMLSLKNVNAIAHFTDWIVAHVHVGGLGWNGFLTFGMLYWMVPRMWNTRLHSVKLANIHFWIGTLGIIFYALPLYVAGITQSLMWKEFNAEGFLEYKNFLETVVQILPMYMLRAIGGALYLTGAFIMSYNLVKTAKSGSFVANEAAEAAPLEKQGKHADGHWHNVLERKPVFFTILTTVAIVIGGVIEMVPTFLIKSNVPTISSVKPYTPLELHGRDLYVREGCVSCHSQMIRPFRSETERYGEYSKAGEYVYDHPFLWGSKRTGPDLHRVGGKYPDSWHYYHMLDPAAVSAGSIMPPYPWLFENVIDMQATAGKISAMRTLGVPYQEGYEEIANEVLMEQAELIAENLKEQDGIEVMAETEIVALIAYLQRLGTDITLKTESQNSELEASNQ; encoded by the coding sequence ATGGAACTCGAAAAATTCAGCTATGACAATAAGATCGTAAAGTATTTTATAGTAGCCACAGTTATTTTCGGAGTGGTTGGTATGTTGGTGGGACTAACGGCAGCCATTCAACTTTTTTATCCCGTTTTTAATTTTGACACGGCTTATACAACGTTCGGTCGTATTCGTCCGCTACACACCAACGCGGTTATCTTTGCTTTTGTTGGTAATGCTATCTTTGCCGGCGTGTACTATTCGATGCAGCGCCTGCTAAAAACAAGGATGTATTCGGATACACTGAGCTGGGTCAATTTCTGGGGATGGCAGCTTATCATTGTGGCTGCGGCGATCTCCCTTCCTCTGGGGTATACTACTTCAAAGGAATATGCCGAGTTGGAGTGGCCTATAGATATCGCTATCACACTCATATGGGTAGTATTTGGTATCAACATGATTGGTACCATACTGAAGCGCAGAGAGAAGCATATGTATGTAGCCATCTGGTTTTACATTGCCACTTTTGTGACAGTAGCCGTACTGCACGTTGTCAACTCCTTTGAGCTTCCGGTGGGTTTTATGAAAAGTTATAGCTGGTATGCCGGTGTGCAGGATGCGCTTGTGCAGTGGTGGTACGGGCATAATGCCGTGGCATTCTTCCTGACTACTCCATTCCTGGGTCTGATGTACTACTTCCTGCCTAAAGCTGCCAACAGGCCTGTTTACTCTTATAAGTTATCCATTATACACTTCTGGTCATTAATCTTTATATATATATGGGCGGGGCCTCACCACTTGCTTTATACAGCACTCCCTGACTGGGCACAGTCATTAGGTGTGGTATTTTCCGTTATGCTGATTGCTCCGAGCTGGGGTGGTATGCTTAACGGCCTCCTTACTTTAAGAGGTGCCTGGGATAAAGTACGGGAAGATCCTATTCTTAAATTTATGGTGGTGGCTATTACTGCTTATGGTATGGCTACATTTGAAGGCCCTATGCTTTCGTTGAAAAACGTCAATGCCATAGCCCACTTTACCGACTGGATAGTAGCCCACGTTCACGTTGGTGGTTTAGGCTGGAATGGTTTCCTTACCTTCGGTATGCTTTACTGGATGGTGCCAAGAATGTGGAACACCAGGCTGCACTCTGTTAAGCTGGCCAATATTCACTTCTGGATCGGTACACTGGGTATCATCTTCTATGCGCTGCCATTGTATGTCGCAGGTATTACCCAAAGCTTAATGTGGAAAGAGTTTAATGCTGAAGGTTTCCTTGAGTATAAAAACTTCCTTGAAACCGTAGTTCAGATCTTACCGATGTATATGCTGAGAGCCATTGGTGGTGCTTTATACCTTACCGGTGCTTTCATCATGTCTTACAACCTGGTGAAAACGGCTAAAAGCGGAAGTTTTGTGGCCAATGAGGCTGCCGAAGCGGCTCCGTTGGAAAAACAAGGAAAACATGCTGATGGTCACTGGCACAATGTGCTGGAGAGAAAGCCGGTATTCTTTACCATACTTACTACCGTTGCCATTGTAATCGGTGGTGTTATCGAAATGGTGCCAACTTTCCTTATCAAGAGTAATGTCCCCACTATCAGCAGTGTTAAACCCTATACTCCGCTGGAGCTTCATGGACGCGACCTGTATGTGCGGGAAGGTTGTGTGAGCTGCCACTCTCAGATGATCAGGCCTTTCAGGTCAGAAACTGAGCGTTATGGTGAGTATTCAAAAGCCGGTGAATATGTATATGACCACCCGTTCCTATGGGGGTCAAAGCGTACCGGTCCTGATTTGCACAGAGTTGGGGGTAAATATCCTGACAGCTGGCACTATTATCACATGCTGGACCCCGCAGCAGTTTCGGCCGGTTCGATCATGCCACCTTATCCATGGTTGTTTGAAAATGTGATCGATATGCAGGCTACTGCCGGTAAGATCAGTGCCATGAGAACATTGGGCGTGCCTTATCAAGAAGGTTATGAAGAAATAGCAAATGAGGTGTTGATGGAGCAGGCAGAACTTATAGCCGAAAACCTGAAAGAACAGGATGGTATTGAAGTTATGGCTGAGACGGAGATCGTAGCCTTAATTGCCTATCTGCAGCGATTAGGTACAGATATCACATTGAAGACAGAATCGCAGAATTCCGAATTAGAAGCATCAAACCAATAA
- a CDS encoding cbb3-type cytochrome c oxidase N-terminal domain-containing protein gives MNKMRYFKALWLITLMMLTGNTWAQSGELSTTGSIEFYIVMGFVFVTALVVLAVAVVILQLLRLMVRLQARKEAEARGEVYEEAPKKSWWSGFLTEANDAVPVEKEAAIMLDHNYDGIRELDNHLPPWWKWLFYITIAFSVVYMAVYHVFGTMPLQLEEYQSEVALAEAVATARKADAPASNINEENVQRVTDQALLDNGREVFISNCAPCHKEDGAGGIGPNLTDNYWIHGGDVKSIFKTIKQGVPEKGMISWEPLLSPDEMQNVASFIMNLVGTNPPNAKGPQGELYEPETGTGEEPVPADSVKTAEASL, from the coding sequence ATGAACAAAATGAGATATTTTAAAGCACTCTGGCTAATCACTCTGATGATGCTGACAGGAAACACCTGGGCGCAATCAGGAGAATTATCGACAACAGGTTCAATCGAGTTTTATATCGTCATGGGCTTTGTCTTTGTTACTGCACTGGTTGTGCTCGCAGTTGCAGTGGTTATTTTACAATTACTCAGGCTTATGGTAAGGTTGCAGGCACGTAAGGAAGCAGAAGCCAGGGGTGAAGTTTATGAAGAAGCTCCAAAAAAGAGCTGGTGGTCAGGATTCCTTACAGAGGCCAATGATGCGGTACCGGTAGAGAAAGAGGCAGCTATCATGCTTGATCACAATTATGACGGCATCCGTGAGCTGGATAACCACCTGCCTCCCTGGTGGAAGTGGTTATTCTATATCACCATTGCCTTTTCAGTGGTGTATATGGCTGTTTACCATGTATTTGGTACTATGCCCTTGCAACTGGAAGAGTACCAGTCAGAAGTAGCACTTGCCGAAGCGGTTGCTACGGCAAGAAAGGCAGATGCCCCTGCCAGTAACATCAATGAAGAGAATGTTCAGCGTGTTACAGACCAGGCCCTTTTGGATAACGGCCGTGAAGTATTTATCAGTAACTGTGCGCCCTGCCATAAAGAAGATGGTGCGGGAGGAATAGGACCAAACCTGACCGATAACTATTGGATACATGGTGGAGATGTAAAGAGCATATTCAAAACGATTAAACAAGGTGTGCCCGAAAAAGGTATGATATCGTGGGAGCCGCTTTTATCGCCTGATGAAATGCAAAATGTGGCTTCATTTATAATGAATCTTGTAGGTACAAATCCTCCAAATGCTAAGGGGCCACAGGGAGAATTATATGAGCCGGAGACCGGAACAGGTGAAGAGCCGGTACCGGCTGATAGTGTCAAAACAGCAGAAGCGAGTTTGTAA
- a CDS encoding methionyl-tRNA formyltransferase has protein sequence MKTVVFTNSSWGIPLLMELYKAKNLQGIVIPSHVHHENENIEAFAVENKIPLIRVDKSQLNTTLKAWLIDLAPDVIFCMTFPYLLPKEILDIPENGAVNFHFGKLPEYGGADPLFWILKERQTLAHITVHLMDSTFDHGYLVHQEQISIFPGENWGLLGARLSLISASIPGRVLALLKQPEPNFRKIPEGQIKPKPDLKDLTIDWANQTADSIEALINASNPKYGGAITYFRGSMVRILEVSPADVSNATLLEPGSIVYADGQNGIFVLCSDYRFLRINLIRTPEAYLTGHKLAALGVKLNEKFYSGNKEKEEKKSSLIL, from the coding sequence ATGAAGACAGTTGTATTTACAAACAGTTCCTGGGGTATACCCCTGCTGATGGAGTTATACAAAGCTAAAAATCTCCAAGGTATAGTCATCCCTTCCCATGTTCACCATGAAAATGAAAATATAGAGGCCTTTGCAGTAGAAAATAAGATCCCACTAATCCGTGTAGACAAAAGTCAACTTAATACCACACTTAAGGCCTGGCTGATAGACCTGGCTCCGGATGTAATATTTTGTATGACCTTCCCATACCTGCTCCCTAAAGAAATACTGGATATACCAGAAAACGGAGCCGTTAACTTTCACTTTGGTAAACTTCCTGAATATGGGGGTGCAGATCCGCTTTTCTGGATACTAAAGGAACGGCAGACCCTGGCCCATATTACCGTTCATTTAATGGATAGTACCTTTGATCATGGCTACCTCGTCCACCAGGAACAGATATCCATATTCCCTGGCGAGAACTGGGGTCTGCTGGGTGCCCGCCTGAGCCTCATATCAGCTTCCATCCCTGGCAGAGTGTTGGCGCTGCTTAAGCAACCTGAACCCAACTTTAGGAAAATACCCGAGGGACAGATCAAACCGAAGCCAGATTTAAAAGACCTTACTATTGACTGGGCAAATCAAACCGCTGACAGCATAGAAGCCCTTATTAATGCCAGTAATCCGAAATACGGAGGGGCCATAACCTATTTTAGAGGTTCGATGGTAAGGATACTGGAAGTAAGCCCTGCGGATGTTTCTAATGCAACACTTCTGGAGCCTGGAAGTATTGTATATGCAGATGGTCAGAATGGCATATTCGTTTTGTGTTCTGACTACCGCTTTTTACGCATTAATTTAATAAGAACACCTGAAGCTTACCTAACTGGTCATAAGCTGGCAGCATTGGGAGTGAAACTCAATGAAAAGTTTTACTCAGGAAATAAGGAAAAAGAGGAGAAGAAAAGCAGTTTGATACTGTGA
- a CDS encoding phage tail protein, translated as MEGTISEIRYFGPTWSPRNWFPCDGRLLAISQFTAFFSLIGTIYGGDGRTTFAVPDLRGRVPVGAGNGPGLTPRSNGQMAGTQTVTLNILEIPAHNHSAVTSNPTVNSASATIRVNANSSSGTSPSGTYLGVDQAAPIYESSANATMASDAVQINSIAFNPINTTIGLTGGTQSHENMQPWTCVLPIICYQGIFPSRN; from the coding sequence ATGGAAGGTACTATTTCAGAGATTCGTTATTTCGGACCAACCTGGTCTCCCAGAAACTGGTTCCCATGTGACGGAAGATTATTAGCAATTTCGCAATTCACTGCTTTCTTTTCTTTGATAGGAACAATATATGGCGGAGACGGCAGAACCACATTTGCAGTTCCGGATCTGCGTGGGCGCGTACCTGTTGGTGCAGGTAATGGTCCTGGCCTCACACCGCGATCCAATGGCCAAATGGCAGGAACACAAACCGTTACATTAAATATTCTGGAGATCCCTGCACACAACCACTCCGCGGTAACCAGCAATCCAACAGTAAACAGCGCATCAGCCACTATCAGGGTAAATGCAAACTCATCAAGCGGAACAAGCCCTTCCGGCACTTATTTGGGTGTTGATCAGGCCGCACCTATTTACGAATCATCCGCCAATGCCACCATGGCAAGTGATGCCGTACAAATTAATAGTATCGCTTTCAACCCGATTAATACAACAATCGGATTGACAGGAGGAACTCAATCTCATGAAAATATGCAACCATGGACATGTGTTTTGCCCATAATTTGCTATCAGGGTATATTCCCCTCAAGAAATTAG
- a CDS encoding FixH family protein, with protein MNWGTKIVMAFILFVGLIITMVTISLRQDVSLVAKDYYVQEIAYQDQIERIRNYRDLGENQIKLEYRKQTSQIVLTLPKNYAGKGQIHFFRPSDASLDARYVLRPDSEGYQHFEAADFKKGLWKVKISWHENDREYYEEKTLVI; from the coding sequence ATGAACTGGGGAACAAAAATTGTTATGGCTTTTATCCTTTTTGTGGGGTTGATAATTACCATGGTCACCATAAGCCTGCGGCAGGATGTAAGCCTTGTAGCTAAAGATTATTATGTACAGGAAATCGCCTACCAGGACCAGATAGAAAGGATCAGAAACTATCGCGATCTGGGTGAAAACCAGATTAAACTTGAATACAGGAAGCAAACAAGTCAGATCGTTTTAACACTTCCCAAAAACTATGCGGGTAAAGGTCAAATACACTTTTTTCGTCCTTCAGATGCTTCACTGGATGCAAGGTATGTGCTAAGGCCTGACTCGGAAGGGTATCAACATTTTGAGGCCGCAGATTTCAAAAAAGGTCTCTGGAAAGTAAAGATCAGCTGGCATGAAAATGACCGCGAATACTATGAAGAGAAAACACTGGTGATCTGA
- a CDS encoding ABC transporter substrate-binding protein — translation MLEKRGNQKSIKVGVLVPQSTEYPKARINFINGIRLYFTLFENKFERGEVELIIEDIGFGSSSQVNEKAHKLLVQDQVTLIAGHMGSSTAIELAQMLSQVDMPLLISNLGENAIQADAIPDNLYFNTFQFWQSYFHLGQYLAGRIKNDWILISSLYDSGYDPLRAFRSGLQAHGAHIINEVYLNSYEATDLIVEFNKHFKNIEGITPALFLPPLLLNQFTDDLGSGFDNMVITPFYSKNNPVEKYWAFPGGCLTPSEPSFVNGVHEYLDTAPDLFHALGYRSGAMIYEAAGRLSAPTKDTRNILSAWENFVFQFGDETFRMENHELAGEVKVFRGKSCFKQPKVCTTIRANDISKVYLDEMTLAKTAFTNPYMFY, via the coding sequence ATGCTGGAAAAAAGAGGAAATCAAAAGTCTATAAAAGTCGGGGTGCTAGTTCCTCAGTCAACAGAATACCCAAAAGCCAGGATCAATTTCATAAATGGCATCAGGCTCTATTTTACACTTTTTGAAAACAAATTTGAGCGAGGTGAGGTAGAACTGATCATTGAAGATATCGGCTTTGGCAGCAGTTCTCAGGTAAACGAAAAAGCTCATAAGCTCCTGGTACAGGATCAGGTAACTCTTATTGCAGGCCACATGGGCTCAAGCACGGCCATAGAACTGGCGCAAATGCTAAGCCAGGTAGACATGCCTCTTCTGATCTCCAACCTTGGCGAAAATGCCATTCAGGCAGATGCCATACCGGACAACTTGTACTTCAACACTTTTCAATTCTGGCAATCGTACTTCCATTTGGGCCAGTATCTTGCCGGAAGAATAAAAAATGACTGGATACTCATTTCTTCGCTATATGACAGCGGCTATGATCCTTTACGTGCCTTCAGAAGCGGACTACAGGCACATGGGGCTCATATTATTAATGAAGTATACCTTAACTCTTACGAAGCCACTGACCTGATCGTGGAGTTTAACAAGCACTTCAAAAATATCGAAGGCATCACTCCTGCCTTATTTTTACCCCCATTGTTACTTAATCAATTCACCGATGACCTAGGGTCGGGGTTTGACAATATGGTGATCACGCCGTTTTACTCCAAAAACAACCCTGTTGAAAAATACTGGGCGTTCCCGGGAGGATGCCTGACGCCTTCAGAGCCTTCATTTGTCAATGGCGTGCACGAATACCTCGATACCGCCCCTGACCTGTTCCATGCATTGGGCTACCGCTCCGGCGCCATGATCTACGAAGCCGCCGGAAGATTGAGTGCCCCGACAAAGGATACCCGCAACATTCTCAGCGCATGGGAGAATTTTGTGTTTCAGTTTGGTGATGAAACATTTAGAATGGAAAACCATGAGTTGGCAGGAGAAGTGAAGGTTTTCAGGGGTAAATCCTGTTTTAAACAACCGAAAGTGTGCACCACTATACGGGCAAATGATATTTCAAAGGTATACCTTGACGAGATGACCCTGGCAAAAACTGCTTTTACTAACCCATATATGTTCTACTAA
- the ccoG gene encoding cytochrome c oxidase accessory protein CcoG yields MSERGDMEDLYQFDQEFKDTIATVDEKGKRVWVYPKKPSGKLHRLRILVTVVLLGIFFAGPFITISGRPFLLLNIFERKFVILGQAFWPQDFFLLALLLITFFVFIILFTVVFGRVWCGWACPQTLFMEMVFRKIEYWIEGDANQQRKLDKSPWNFEKIRKRAVKHVVFIATSLVISHTVMAYLIGIRQVQEIVSQPPSAHWAGFIGLMAFTVVFYWVFSWFREQACIAVCPYGRLQGVLLDKKSIAVMYDWLRGEPRGKLKKGDVLEEKGDCIDCKLCVHACPTGIDIRNGTQLECVNCTACIDACDDVMLKINKPKGLIRYSSHDAIKQGKQKLFTPRVAAYTIVLILLVGIFAFSLVTRSDIETTVLKVPGQLYQKTEDGDITNLYNVQFVNKTFEGITLELKVEDNPKVIISKVGEGKTHVPANGLAEGVYFITMPKGEIKSAKTTLTIGVYAEGNRIDKTTTKFLGPVTTD; encoded by the coding sequence ATGAGCGAGAGAGGAGATATGGAAGACCTGTATCAGTTTGACCAGGAATTTAAAGACACCATTGCCACTGTTGATGAGAAGGGGAAGCGGGTATGGGTCTATCCTAAGAAGCCATCAGGGAAATTACACAGGCTGCGCATTCTGGTTACTGTGGTGTTATTGGGTATTTTTTTTGCCGGGCCGTTTATTACCATTAGTGGTCGCCCTTTTCTGTTGCTGAACATTTTTGAGCGTAAGTTTGTGATCCTGGGGCAGGCTTTCTGGCCTCAGGATTTCTTCCTGCTTGCACTGTTACTGATCACCTTCTTTGTGTTCATTATTTTATTTACAGTGGTGTTTGGCAGAGTTTGGTGTGGTTGGGCATGTCCGCAAACACTTTTCATGGAGATGGTATTCAGAAAAATAGAGTACTGGATAGAAGGAGACGCCAATCAGCAGCGAAAACTGGATAAAAGCCCCTGGAACTTTGAGAAAATCAGGAAGAGAGCTGTCAAGCATGTCGTTTTTATTGCTACCTCACTCGTAATATCACATACGGTGATGGCCTACCTTATAGGAATAAGGCAGGTGCAGGAGATCGTGAGCCAGCCACCTTCAGCGCATTGGGCGGGGTTTATTGGTCTGATGGCTTTTACCGTAGTTTTTTATTGGGTGTTTTCCTGGTTTAGGGAGCAGGCATGCATAGCCGTTTGTCCATATGGAAGGTTGCAAGGTGTACTGCTCGACAAAAAGTCTATAGCCGTAATGTATGATTGGCTGAGAGGCGAGCCTAGAGGAAAGCTGAAAAAAGGTGATGTGCTGGAAGAAAAGGGAGACTGTATTGACTGTAAACTCTGTGTGCATGCATGTCCAACTGGAATTGATATCCGCAATGGTACACAGTTGGAATGTGTAAATTGTACTGCTTGTATCGATGCCTGCGACGATGTGATGCTAAAGATCAATAAACCAAAAGGATTGATCAGATACTCTTCACATGATGCCATAAAACAGGGAAAGCAAAAGCTTTTTACGCCGAGGGTAGCAGCATATACGATAGTACTCATCTTACTGGTCGGGATTTTTGCATTTTCGCTGGTTACACGATCGGATATTGAAACGACGGTACTCAAAGTGCCGGGGCAGCTCTATCAAAAAACGGAAGATGGGGATATCACCAACCTGTACAATGTTCAATTTGTAAATAAAACTTTTGAAGGCATAACCCTGGAGCTGAAAGTTGAGGATAATCCGAAGGTAATCATCTCAAAAGTAGGTGAGGGAAAAACGCATGTGCCGGCAAACGGTTTGGCCGAAGGAGTATATTTTATAACCATGCCCAAAGGCGAGATTAAATCAGCTAAAACAACCCTAACAATCGGTGTTTACGCTGAAGGAAATCGCATTGATAAAACTACAACGAAATTTTTAGGGCCTGTTACAACAGACTAG
- a CDS encoding caspase family protein, protein MQKYTYSDPSNFRGGAIVFQIQVNDETIGRLSNGSRIIYRIRSEGSVDFKLKASVFTSKSVNFGIVKGQKYYIKAGYGDGFGSNLSFVPLTEQEGQKAFNDASNYHSQKVKHYDEDKLKPVAKNVDFFSEQIKEFEKQEGEKPSLGWISPAQQNLKTDIGTFSLQLCLKSEAELVDLSIILNDQVFDEVKGIKALDKKCSYTYIRNIELQEGKNELQIEIEDKYGVSSFKRTIFYQARKREYRGLALVVGNSDYFEATHLPNPKNDARDMGKALDKLGFEVMQFENLSHDEMKKAVGNFLLKLEKYKTAIFYYAGHGIQYDGRNYLIPVDVHLKTPGEIASKCIDTGSLLTKMELMELETSVLILDACRNNPFKGVTSGVADISSGLTGTDAPAGSIVAFATAPGKTASDGVGANGLYTQEILKNIYKEDLKVEDLFKRVRINVMNQSNNQQIPWETSSLVKDFYFNPV, encoded by the coding sequence ATGCAGAAGTACACATATTCAGACCCAAGCAATTTCAGGGGGGGTGCTATAGTATTTCAGATCCAGGTCAATGATGAAACCATAGGCCGGCTATCCAACGGCAGCAGAATAATTTACCGTATCCGCAGCGAAGGCTCTGTTGATTTCAAGCTAAAAGCGTCCGTATTTACATCCAAGAGTGTCAATTTCGGTATAGTAAAAGGTCAGAAATACTACATAAAAGCCGGCTATGGAGATGGTTTTGGTTCCAATCTTTCCTTTGTACCACTGACAGAGCAGGAAGGACAAAAGGCATTTAATGATGCCAGCAACTACCATAGTCAAAAGGTTAAGCACTATGATGAAGACAAGCTGAAGCCTGTTGCCAAAAATGTAGATTTTTTTAGTGAGCAAATTAAAGAATTTGAAAAGCAGGAAGGTGAAAAGCCTTCTCTGGGATGGATAAGCCCTGCACAGCAGAATTTAAAAACTGATATTGGCACCTTCTCCCTTCAGCTATGCCTGAAATCTGAAGCCGAGCTTGTAGATCTCAGCATAATACTTAATGACCAGGTTTTTGATGAAGTAAAAGGCATCAAAGCCCTGGACAAAAAATGTTCCTACACCTATATCAGGAACATAGAGCTTCAGGAGGGCAAAAATGAGCTTCAAATAGAAATAGAGGATAAGTATGGCGTATCAAGCTTTAAACGGACAATCTTCTATCAGGCCAGGAAGAGAGAATATCGCGGACTGGCCCTGGTGGTGGGAAATTCGGACTATTTTGAAGCCACGCATCTTCCAAACCCTAAAAACGATGCCCGTGATATGGGCAAAGCCCTGGATAAGCTTGGCTTCGAAGTGATGCAGTTTGAAAACCTGAGCCACGATGAAATGAAAAAAGCCGTGGGCAACTTTTTGCTCAAGCTTGAAAAATATAAAACAGCCATATTCTACTATGCCGGCCACGGTATACAGTATGACGGAAGAAATTACCTGATACCCGTTGATGTACACCTTAAAACGCCAGGTGAAATTGCCTCCAAATGTATTGATACGGGCAGTTTACTTACTAAAATGGAGCTAATGGAACTGGAGACCAGTGTACTGATACTTGACGCCTGCCGGAACAACCCTTTTAAAGGTGTGACAAGCGGAGTGGCCGATATAAGCTCCGGACTTACAGGAACCGACGCTCCCGCAGGCTCTATTGTTGCTTTTGCCACCGCACCGGGTAAGACCGCATCAGATGGTGTTGGGGCCAATGGTCTGTATACGCAGGAGATATTAAAAAATATTTATAAAGAAGATCTAAAGGTTGAAGATCTGTTCAAAAGGGTCAGGATCAATGTAATGAACCAATCCAACAATCAGCAGATCCCATGGGAAACATCTTCACTGGTAAAAGATTTTTATTTTAACCCCGTATAA